In Monodelphis domestica isolate mMonDom1 chromosome 3, mMonDom1.pri, whole genome shotgun sequence, the following proteins share a genomic window:
- the C3H22orf39 gene encoding UPF0545 protein C22orf39 homolog isoform X2 encodes MVIGYWFLEVSILLLETCPLPLANTLKRRDAAVESYNMADDGSWRPPRSCEDYWAEWKHCRTIRNFLHHYYTYGESPACDQWKRDYKNCQQWEESRSPDAKTGRQPQEGLWSTVHRSIHPSPTCSTLAITRGSLLRLEEPGLTSTTFRVTLDSF; translated from the exons ATGGTTATTGGTTATTGGTTCTTGGAGGTGTCAATCCTCCTGCTGGAGACTTGTCCCCTTCCATTGGCTAATACACTGAAGAGGCGGGACGCCGCGGTCGAGAGTTACAATATGGCTGACGACGGCAGCTGGAGG CCTCCAAGGAGCTGTGAAGATTACTGGGCTGAATGGAAGCACTGCCGAACGATCCGGAACTTCCTTCATCATTACTACACCTATGGCGAGAGCCCAGCCTGTGACCAGTGGAAGAGAGACTACAAAAACTGCCAGCAGTGGGAGGAGAGCAGGAGTCCGGACGCCAAG ACAGGCAGGCAGCCCCAGGAAGGTCTGTGGAGCACCGTCCACCGCTCCATCCACCCTTCACCCACCTGTTCGACCCTCGCAATAACCCGGGGAAGCCTGCTCCGACTGGAAGAGCCCGGGCTCACCTCGACCACCTTCCGAGTGACCCTGGACAGTTTTTAA
- the C3H22orf39 gene encoding UPF0545 protein C22orf39 homolog isoform X1: MVIGYWFLEVSILLLETCPLPLANTLKRRDAAVESYNMADDGSWRPPRSCEDYWAEWKHCRTIRNFLHHYYTYGESPACDQWKRDYKNCQQWEESRSPDAKQLLCQSEQARILAKQKHPPVWTLRQNPPRDWHLPLPEEEKSKQAGSPRKVCGAPSTAPSTLHPPVRPSQ, translated from the exons ATGGTTATTGGTTATTGGTTCTTGGAGGTGTCAATCCTCCTGCTGGAGACTTGTCCCCTTCCATTGGCTAATACACTGAAGAGGCGGGACGCCGCGGTCGAGAGTTACAATATGGCTGACGACGGCAGCTGGAGG CCTCCAAGGAGCTGTGAAGATTACTGGGCTGAATGGAAGCACTGCCGAACGATCCGGAACTTCCTTCATCATTACTACACCTATGGCGAGAGCCCAGCCTGTGACCAGTGGAAGAGAGACTACAAAAACTGCCAGCAGTGGGAGGAGAGCAGGAGTCCGGACGCCAAG CAACTTCTCTGCCAAAGCGAGCAAGCCCGCATCCTGGCCAAGCAGAAGCACCCCCCAGTGTGGACCTTGAGGCAGAATCCCCCCAGAGACTGGCACTTGCCTCTGCCTGAGGAGGAGAAATCCAA ACAGGCAGGCAGCCCCAGGAAGGTCTGTGGAGCACCGTCCACCGCTCCATCCACCCTTCACCCACCTGTTCGACCCTCGCAATAA
- the C3H22orf39 gene encoding UPF0545 protein C22orf39 homolog isoform X3 — protein sequence MRWWQQEWQWGRQPPRSCEDYWAEWKHCRTIRNFLHHYYTYGESPACDQWKRDYKNCQQWEESRSPDAKQLLCQSEQARILAKQKHPPVWTLRQNPPRDWHLPLPEEEKSKQAGSPRKVCGAPSTAPSTLHPPVRPSQ from the exons CCTCCAAGGAGCTGTGAAGATTACTGGGCTGAATGGAAGCACTGCCGAACGATCCGGAACTTCCTTCATCATTACTACACCTATGGCGAGAGCCCAGCCTGTGACCAGTGGAAGAGAGACTACAAAAACTGCCAGCAGTGGGAGGAGAGCAGGAGTCCGGACGCCAAG CAACTTCTCTGCCAAAGCGAGCAAGCCCGCATCCTGGCCAAGCAGAAGCACCCCCCAGTGTGGACCTTGAGGCAGAATCCCCCCAGAGACTGGCACTTGCCTCTGCCTGAGGAGGAGAAATCCAA ACAGGCAGGCAGCCCCAGGAAGGTCTGTGGAGCACCGTCCACCGCTCCATCCACCCTTCACCCACCTGTTCGACCCTCGCAATAA
- the MRPL40 gene encoding 39S ribosomal protein L40, mitochondrial, translating to MTPQGHPAPGPPDSQTILRWKEVRTGVRATRVLNSGGSGGAWDAGAEAEAMAALGAAARALALQGRSGGLRACLPRPCWPHAPGRESHLWATALLSLRAALPVRGEPLRKKKKVDPRKEQAAKDRLKKKIKKLEKVSQELIPIEDFITPVKYLQEERQRPEPEVPFEVSERRTLLMKKWTLYKQQEAEAEQKKIRSMLEAQQEALRELRQESELLYQAAIRRDDSLFPFEKEGPTYTPATPGYQAPEGKYNDVTKVYVQVVHKR from the exons atgactccccagggtcacccagctccaggacctccagactcccaaaccattctaagatggaag GAGGTGCGGACCGGAGTGAGAGCAACGAGAGTGCTGAACAGCGGTGGTAGTGGCGGTGCTTGGGACGCCGGAGCTGAGGCCGAGGCCATGGCTGCGCTGGGGGCCGCAGCGCGCGCGCTAGCTCTGCAGGGCCGCTCCGGGGGGCTCCGGGCCTG CCTTCCCCGGCCCTGCTGGCCTCACGCTCCGGGCAGAGAGAGCCACCTCTGGGCCACGGCGCTGCTCTCCCTGCGAGCTGCCCTCCCGGTGAG AGGAGAGCCTctcagaaagaagaagaaggtggACCCCAGGAAAGAGCAGGCCGCAAAGGACCggctgaagaagaaaattaagaagctGGAGAAGGTCAGCCAGGAACTGATCCCCATCGAAGACTTTATCACTCCTGTGAAGTACCTGCAGGAAGAGAG GCAGCGCCCTGAGCCGGAGGTGCCCTTTGAGGTCAGTGAAAGGAGGACTCTTCTCATGAAGAAATGGACCCTCTACAAACAGCAGGAGGCTGAGGCTGAGCAAAAGAAGATCAGGTCCATGCTGGAGGCCCAGCAAGAAGCCCTTCGGGAGCTACGCCAGGAGTCGGAGCTGCTGTACCAAGCGGCAATCCGGAGAGACGACAGTCTGTTTCCCTTTGAAAAGGAGGGCCCGACCTATACCCCAGCCACCCCCGGCTACCAGGCCCCCGAGGGCAAGTATAACGATGTCACCAAAGTGTACGTACAGGTGGTGCATAAGAGATAG